Proteins encoded within one genomic window of Companilactobacillus sp.:
- a CDS encoding S1C family serine protease has product MDENNNNNQNRQTDRNVKHRGRSLWKTAIVAFVSAILGVAIAYAGFTHMGSSVPDTASKSGPGTTEVSNTKVNTSSTMSKAYNKVDNAVVSVVNLQKQKQNSSSDGSLNSIFGDLFGDSGNDDSGNSSDSGSSDSQGTDGNSTDGSTNGSSSSKSDSNKLEEYSEGSGVIYAKQNGKGYIVTNNHVVSGSDSLEIILKDGTKLTGKLVGSDATTDLAVIEIDGNKVPATATFGNSDNLTPGDTVIAIGSPLGSQYATSVTQGIISATNRTVDTQDQTTGQTTGEATVLQTDAAINPGNSGGPLVDSAGQIIGINSMKLASNTDGSSVEGMGFAIPSNEVVKIINELVKNGKVSRPSLGIRVVDLNQISDDSQQTLKLPDSVTQGVVVYSTESGSVAKKAGLKKNDVIVKLDNKKVSSVADLHNALYSHSVGDTASLQFYRDGKLQTVKVHLTQKTTE; this is encoded by the coding sequence ATGGACGAAAATAATAACAATAATCAAAATAGACAAACTGATCGTAACGTAAAACACCGTGGTAGATCACTTTGGAAGACAGCAATCGTTGCCTTCGTTTCTGCCATCTTAGGTGTGGCAATTGCTTATGCAGGATTTACGCACATGGGCAGTTCAGTTCCTGATACGGCTTCTAAGAGCGGCCCAGGAACCACTGAGGTTTCTAACACTAAGGTAAATACTTCAAGCACAATGTCTAAGGCTTATAACAAAGTCGACAACGCCGTTGTTTCGGTAGTCAACTTGCAGAAACAAAAGCAGAATTCTTCCAGCGATGGCAGTTTAAATTCGATTTTTGGCGACTTGTTCGGTGATTCAGGCAATGACGATTCAGGTAATTCTTCAGACAGTGGATCATCTGACTCACAAGGAACAGACGGCAATTCCACAGATGGTTCAACTAATGGATCAAGTTCTTCAAAGAGCGACAGCAATAAACTGGAAGAATACAGTGAAGGTTCTGGTGTCATCTATGCCAAGCAAAATGGCAAAGGTTATATCGTAACTAATAACCACGTTGTTTCAGGTTCAGATTCACTCGAGATCATTTTAAAAGACGGAACTAAGTTGACTGGTAAATTAGTTGGTAGCGATGCTACAACTGACTTAGCTGTAATTGAGATCGATGGTAATAAAGTTCCCGCAACAGCAACATTCGGTAATTCAGATAACTTAACTCCTGGTGATACAGTTATCGCCATTGGTTCACCATTAGGTAGTCAGTACGCAACTTCAGTAACTCAAGGTATTATTTCTGCAACGAACAGAACTGTGGATACACAAGACCAAACAACTGGTCAAACTACTGGTGAGGCAACAGTTCTTCAGACAGATGCCGCTATTAACCCTGGTAATTCAGGTGGACCACTAGTTGATTCAGCTGGGCAAATTATTGGTATCAATTCAATGAAGCTAGCTTCAAACACAGATGGATCATCAGTTGAAGGTATGGGATTTGCTATTCCAAGTAATGAAGTAGTTAAGATCATCAACGAATTAGTCAAGAACGGTAAAGTATCGCGTCCTTCATTAGGAATTCGAGTAGTCGATCTTAACCAAATTTCAGATGATTCACAACAAACGCTCAAATTACCAGATAGCGTCACTCAAGGTGTTGTAGTTTATAGTACGGAAAGTGGTTCAGTTGCTAAGAAAGCTGGACTCAAGAAGAATGATGTGATCGTTAAACTTGATAATAAAAAAGTAAGTTCGGTCGCAGACTTACATAACGCGCTATACTCGCATTCAGT
- a CDS encoding MBL fold metallo-hydrolase: protein MSEDSLKISVLASSSSGNVTYIETPEHHVLVDAGMSGKKIKESLESIGKDINTIDSLFVTHEHTDHIKGVGVLARRYGLNVYANQKTWDAMLPKIGKVPEDQINVFQHNKVLCLDDLDVESFAVLHDAADPQFYKFHHNGKDFVILTDTGYVSDRVEQTIKNADGYLFECNHDVEMLRNGFYPWPLKQRILSEKGHLSNEDGANALMSVLGDRTKQIYLGHLSPENNTKTVAHTAVENILEDNDFGVGNDFLIHDTDPKVADPLISL from the coding sequence ATGAGTGAAGATAGTTTAAAAATTAGTGTTCTAGCAAGCAGCAGTTCTGGAAACGTAACTTACATCGAGACTCCTGAACATCACGTTTTAGTTGATGCAGGGATGTCTGGCAAGAAGATCAAAGAATCGCTAGAAAGTATTGGCAAAGATATCAATACGATCGATTCTTTGTTTGTGACGCATGAACATACTGACCACATCAAAGGCGTTGGCGTCTTGGCCCGTCGGTATGGTTTGAATGTGTATGCTAATCAAAAGACTTGGGATGCTATGTTGCCGAAAATCGGCAAAGTTCCAGAAGATCAGATCAATGTTTTTCAACACAATAAGGTTTTATGCTTAGATGATCTGGATGTTGAAAGTTTTGCAGTTTTACACGATGCAGCTGATCCTCAATTTTATAAATTCCATCATAACGGTAAAGATTTCGTTATTTTAACAGATACCGGCTATGTCTCTGATCGGGTCGAGCAGACGATCAAAAATGCCGATGGCTATTTGTTTGAATGTAACCACGATGTGGAAATGCTTCGAAATGGCTTTTATCCATGGCCATTGAAACAACGTATTTTGAGTGAAAAAGGTCATTTATCAAATGAAGATGGTGCTAATGCCTTGATGAGCGTTCTTGGCGATCGGACCAAACAGATCTATTTAGGTCATTTGAGCCCTGAAAATAACACTAAGACAGTCGCTCATACGGCAGTGGAGAACATTTTGGAAGATAATGACTTTGGAGTTGGCAACGACTTTTTGATCCATGATACAGACCCTAAAGTTGCGGATCCATTGATTTCGCTGTAA
- a CDS encoding two-component system regulatory protein YycI yields MDFRRIEIIFLVVFLALDVFLLSSFHSSQQVISNSTTGVASTLTDMRKRNITFGKLDKKAGTAYYLGAQASNDLANNESKLRGQELEYNQSSNKLMSTLDDPISVTDSNRKEKMNKFVKKESNILFGDEYVYSPQLSTSSEIVYAETGPFGPMYDKTGQLTFSVENGKVTGYTQTYMKRLDILQEKQTTKSERDVITNLYSSSEIPNNSKITYANMAYTKLLEAKGSTIYIPVWFVSIHNKDSKVDTVKKVNAFTGNLLKTSDSGDDYSNE; encoded by the coding sequence ATGGATTTTCGTAGAATTGAAATCATCTTCTTAGTAGTATTCCTCGCTTTGGATGTATTCTTGCTGTCGTCGTTTCACAGTAGTCAACAAGTTATTTCTAATTCGACGACTGGTGTAGCTTCAACGTTGACTGATATGAGAAAACGTAACATCACGTTTGGCAAGTTGGACAAAAAGGCTGGAACAGCTTATTATCTCGGTGCACAAGCTAGCAATGATCTAGCCAACAACGAATCTAAGCTGCGTGGCCAAGAGCTTGAGTACAATCAGAGTTCAAACAAATTAATGAGTACGCTTGATGATCCCATCAGTGTTACTGATTCTAATCGCAAGGAAAAGATGAACAAGTTCGTCAAAAAAGAATCGAATATTTTGTTTGGTGATGAGTACGTTTATTCGCCGCAGCTTTCGACTAGTTCCGAAATTGTTTATGCTGAAACTGGTCCGTTTGGACCTATGTACGATAAGACCGGTCAATTAACTTTTTCCGTGGAAAATGGCAAGGTCACTGGCTACACGCAGACGTATATGAAGCGACTTGATATTTTGCAGGAAAAACAAACGACCAAGAGTGAACGTGACGTGATCACCAATCTTTATTCAAGTTCAGAAATTCCAAACAATTCAAAGATCACTTATGCAAATATGGCCTATACTAAACTTTTAGAAGCTAAAGGTAGTACAATTTACATACCAGTTTGGTTTGTAAGTATTCATAACAAAGATAGTAAGGTAGATACTGTCAAAAAGGTCAATGCCTTTACCGGTAACTTACTAAAGACCTCAGATAGTGGAGACGATTATAGTAATGAGTGA
- a CDS encoding YycH family regulatory protein, whose translation MKFSRLIVQILLVVAVVTSFVLSFFIWTNTARYQRGRNIDVSTSDVDKNKTPIDQIISPTQVIWQDGKDQRLIYNNKDNISFNMQSVIKDWKVGTFHREFTKDGAKYQHMIQQKNMIQLVYPTNISIRTLGYLMNNNQLQKAQDHAFNRIIFSTNNKDDDQVYLANDNDYSVYEAKVSGASAEPIIKLAKKANIDLKVKLNLMKHGVVTFYSEPITLKRYSYVMSTKADSEYTTNLFDANTDDINNSTDGNVTTYSVGESKRLVSDRDKNELTFSDYTDTSVPKDYLTFFQRGYKKATNIQNSVSNLRLYDANWKNKTLVYREYVEGFPIFKKSEFGSIKIVFSRNGSSEQFLNKVLEVPVPSDLRSVSLKPTTEIVKELNNVGYSPNDIQKLEVGYQWTNEDDNSNVIDLEPTYYIKMDNHWRSFEDWTGVTAESTTSSTTSTTTQSTATTTNGGE comes from the coding sequence ATGAAATTTAGTCGACTGATCGTTCAAATTTTATTAGTCGTCGCAGTTGTCACCAGTTTTGTTTTGTCCTTCTTCATCTGGACTAACACTGCCCGTTACCAACGTGGCCGAAATATTGATGTGTCGACTAGTGATGTCGATAAAAATAAAACGCCAATTGATCAAATAATCAGCCCGACGCAGGTTATTTGGCAAGATGGCAAGGATCAACGATTGATCTATAACAACAAAGATAATATTTCATTTAACATGCAAAGTGTTATCAAGGATTGGAAGGTTGGAACGTTCCATCGTGAATTCACGAAAGATGGAGCCAAGTACCAACATATGATCCAGCAAAAAAATATGATCCAATTAGTCTATCCTACGAATATCTCGATTCGAACATTAGGATATTTGATGAATAACAATCAGCTGCAAAAAGCTCAAGATCATGCATTCAATCGAATTATTTTTTCAACTAACAACAAAGACGATGACCAGGTTTACTTAGCTAACGATAATGATTACTCAGTTTATGAAGCTAAGGTCAGCGGGGCTTCAGCAGAACCGATTATCAAATTGGCTAAAAAAGCTAATATTGATCTGAAGGTCAAGTTGAACTTGATGAAACACGGCGTCGTAACTTTTTACTCTGAACCAATTACTTTAAAACGCTACTCATATGTTATGAGTACAAAGGCGGATTCAGAATATACGACTAATTTGTTCGATGCTAATACTGATGACATCAACAATAGTACTGATGGCAACGTCACTACTTATAGTGTCGGCGAGTCCAAACGATTAGTATCTGATCGTGACAAGAATGAATTAACATTTTCCGACTATACTGACACGTCAGTTCCTAAAGATTACTTAACGTTCTTCCAACGTGGCTATAAGAAGGCAACGAACATTCAAAATTCGGTATCTAACTTACGTCTGTATGATGCTAACTGGAAGAATAAAACCTTGGTATATCGCGAATACGTTGAAGGATTTCCAATTTTTAAAAAGAGCGAATTTGGTTCGATCAAGATTGTCTTTAGTCGAAATGGTTCAAGTGAACAATTCTTGAATAAAGTCTTGGAAGTTCCAGTCCCATCAGATCTTCGCAGCGTCTCATTGAAACCAACGACTGAGATCGTCAAAGAGTTGAATAATGTTGGTTATTCACCAAATGATATTCAAAAACTCGAAGTTGGCTATCAATGGACTAACGAAGATGACAATTCAAATGTTATCGACCTTGAACCTACGTATTATATTAAGATGGACAATCACTGGCGTTCATTTGAAGATTGGACTGGCGTGACCGCTGAATCCACAACAAGTAGCACCACGTCAACGACGACACAAAGTACCGCAACTACAACAAACGGAGGGGAATAA
- the walK gene encoding cell wall metabolism sensor histidine kinase WalK has translation MKKRLAFLHSINFKIGLSFILILIFTIEIIGAYFVRQLEQQNVSQFEDSVSVKVYVLNQISENLTDNDSHTRANINNTIQDFARNNSDITDIQVIDRNGTIVGTKDADKASQIGRKTLKDQVRRSINNNKKITQIYYDKSLGSSYESITPVSSPDNSNVVGAIYVRASMESVYTGINNIIVIFLTASLVAGLLGAMIAIFISRAITRPIGEMKQQAVRMAEGDYSGQVRVYSPDELGQLAMAVNDLSVKVEEATENSESERRRLDSVLTQMSDGVIATNRLGNITVINEMAREFLNKTEDEANGAQLVDILGISDHVSFDELLESPEPMIIETSDFMDDDDIEDDDDGSLILNADFSLIQRNSGFISGMVCVLHDVTEQQKIDSERRQFVSNVSHELRTPLTSISSYIDALNNGAWKDQKLAPQFLNVTAEETDRMIRMIQDLLNLSRMDQGRSKLNKELVNFNEFFSYILDRFDMMLKKEKADAKEDDKKIVKNYRIKRIFTQKDLWVEIDTDKMTQVIDNIMNNAIKYSPDGGVITCRLLETNKHIIISISDEGLGIPRKDIKKVFDRFYRVDKARSRKQGGTGLGLSISKEIVEQHKGRIWVNSAEGRGSTFYISLPFDPNETGGEWDEI, from the coding sequence TTGAAAAAAAGATTAGCGTTTTTACACTCGATCAACTTCAAAATTGGTTTGTCATTTATTCTAATTTTGATTTTTACGATCGAAATCATTGGGGCCTACTTTGTCAGACAGCTGGAACAACAAAATGTTTCGCAATTTGAAGATTCAGTCAGCGTCAAAGTATATGTGCTCAACCAAATTTCAGAGAATTTAACTGATAACGACTCGCATACGCGAGCCAATATAAATAATACAATCCAAGATTTTGCTCGAAATAACTCAGATATCACTGATATTCAGGTTATCGATCGAAATGGAACCATAGTTGGAACTAAGGACGCTGATAAGGCATCCCAGATTGGTCGAAAGACTTTAAAGGATCAAGTCCGACGAAGTATTAATAATAATAAGAAGATCACGCAGATCTATTATGATAAATCGCTGGGGAGCTCATATGAATCGATAACACCGGTTTCGTCACCCGACAACAGCAATGTTGTGGGTGCAATTTATGTCCGAGCCAGCATGGAGTCAGTTTATACGGGTATTAATAACATCATTGTTATCTTCTTGACGGCTTCCTTGGTAGCCGGACTTCTCGGTGCGATGATTGCAATTTTTATTTCTCGAGCGATCACACGACCGATCGGCGAAATGAAGCAGCAGGCGGTTCGAATGGCCGAAGGTGACTATTCTGGTCAGGTTCGTGTTTATTCGCCGGATGAGTTAGGTCAATTAGCGATGGCCGTTAATGACCTGTCAGTCAAAGTTGAAGAGGCGACGGAAAATTCGGAATCTGAGCGACGGCGACTCGATAGCGTTCTGACGCAAATGTCAGATGGTGTTATTGCTACTAACCGACTCGGAAATATTACGGTCATTAATGAAATGGCCCGCGAATTCTTGAATAAGACTGAAGATGAAGCCAATGGTGCTCAATTGGTCGATATTTTAGGGATTTCTGATCACGTTAGTTTTGATGAATTATTGGAGAGCCCTGAACCGATGATCATTGAGACGAGTGACTTTATGGATGATGACGATATTGAAGACGATGACGATGGATCGTTGATTTTAAATGCTGACTTTTCTTTGATTCAAAGAAATAGTGGCTTTATCAGTGGTATGGTTTGTGTCTTGCATGATGTCACTGAACAACAAAAAATCGATAGTGAACGTCGTCAGTTCGTTTCAAACGTTTCTCACGAGTTGAGAACGCCGCTAACTAGTATCAGTAGTTATATCGATGCTTTGAACAACGGTGCTTGGAAAGACCAAAAGTTGGCTCCGCAGTTCTTGAATGTTACGGCTGAAGAAACTGATCGGATGATCAGAATGATCCAAGATCTCTTGAACTTGTCACGGATGGATCAAGGTCGTTCAAAACTCAACAAAGAGCTAGTCAACTTTAATGAATTCTTCTCATACATCCTGGACCGTTTTGACATGATGTTGAAGAAAGAAAAGGCTGATGCCAAAGAAGATGACAAGAAGATCGTCAAGAATTATCGGATCAAACGAATTTTTACCCAAAAAGATCTGTGGGTCGAAATTGATACCGATAAGATGACGCAAGTTATCGATAATATTATGAATAATGCCATTAAGTACTCTCCAGATGGTGGTGTCATCACTTGCCGTCTGTTGGAAACTAATAAACATATTATTATTAGTATTTCTGATGAGGGTCTGGGTATTCCTAGAAAAGATATTAAGAAAGTCTTCGATCGTTTCTATCGTGTTGATAAAGCACGTTCTAGAAAACAAGGTGGTACCGGATTAGGACTATCTATTTCTAAAGAAATCGTTGAACAACATAAAGGTAGAATTTGGGTAAATAGTGCCGAAGGTAGAGGTTCGACCTTCTACATTTCCCTACCGTTTGATCCAAATGAGACAGGAGGAGAATGGGATGAAATTTAG
- the yycF gene encoding response regulator YycF, whose product MAKKILVVDDEKPISDIVKYNLENEGYEVITAFDGKEALDKVESDNPDLILLDLMLPVIDGLEVARTVRKTKDTPIIMLTAKDTEIDKVIGLELGADDYVTKPFSNRELVARVKARLRTQRETPSEETKNSEIQIGDLTILPEAYTVTKNGKGIELTHREFELLYYLAQHIGQVMKREHLLQTVWGYDYFGDVRTVDVTVRRLREKIENNPSQPEWLMTRRGVGYYLRNPDSDSNL is encoded by the coding sequence ATGGCTAAAAAGATTCTAGTAGTAGACGATGAAAAACCTATTTCAGATATTGTTAAATACAATTTGGAAAATGAAGGATATGAAGTAATCACAGCTTTTGACGGAAAAGAAGCTCTTGATAAAGTTGAATCTGATAATCCCGACTTGATATTACTCGATTTGATGTTACCAGTTATCGATGGTCTTGAAGTGGCTCGTACTGTGAGAAAAACTAAAGACACACCAATTATCATGTTGACAGCTAAGGATACCGAGATCGATAAGGTCATCGGACTTGAATTAGGTGCTGACGACTATGTTACAAAACCTTTCTCTAACCGTGAGTTAGTCGCTCGTGTTAAGGCACGTTTGAGAACGCAAAGAGAAACCCCATCTGAAGAAACAAAGAATAGTGAAATACAAATTGGTGACCTTACTATCTTGCCAGAAGCTTATACAGTTACTAAAAATGGCAAAGGTATCGAACTGACGCATCGTGAGTTTGAGCTATTGTATTACTTAGCTCAACACATTGGCCAAGTTATGAAGCGTGAGCATTTGCTTCAAACTGTTTGGGGCTATGATTATTTTGGAGACGTTAGAACGGTCGACGTTACAGTAAGACGTCTTCGTGAGAAAATCGAAAATAATCCTAGTCAACCAGAATGGCTGATGACTAGACGTGGGGTTGGATATTATTTAAGAAACCCTGATTCAGACAGTAATCTATAA
- a CDS encoding putative quinol monooxygenase: protein MELMKAPLFRMYKLTINADDRDKFVEEGEHNLLTSVRNEPGTLAMYATHEDEAGTTNYVFEIYLDEERYQVHANSPQFKSYSQLAQQVITDREVHQLHPAYLSISNGFEVAGINYSPVELYDLTIAKDKVKHLKHLLSEEVVASFEELRGFSTFNVASVDEDETHWIILTIFKDRANQNKSKSWLLDLLNDSTAKYQLHQLVVDTMVSQDKLEYSDLDD, encoded by the coding sequence ATGGAATTGATGAAAGCTCCACTTTTTAGAATGTATAAATTAACGATCAATGCTGACGATCGAGATAAATTTGTTGAAGAAGGCGAACATAATTTGTTGACGTCGGTTCGTAATGAACCTGGGACATTAGCAATGTATGCCACGCATGAAGATGAAGCGGGTACGACAAATTACGTTTTTGAAATTTATTTAGATGAGGAACGCTACCAGGTACATGCAAATTCTCCACAATTCAAAAGTTATAGTCAGCTCGCTCAACAAGTCATAACTGACCGTGAGGTCCATCAATTACACCCCGCTTATCTTTCCATTAGTAATGGATTTGAAGTGGCTGGGATCAATTATTCGCCCGTTGAACTGTATGATCTGACGATTGCTAAAGATAAAGTCAAACATCTCAAACACTTATTGAGTGAAGAGGTCGTGGCATCATTTGAGGAGCTACGAGGTTTTTCCACCTTTAATGTTGCATCAGTAGATGAAGATGAAACTCACTGGATCATTTTGACGATATTCAAAGATCGTGCCAATCAAAATAAGTCTAAGAGTTGGCTCTTAGACTTGTTAAATGACAGCACTGCCAAGTATCAGCTCCATCAATTAGTAGTTGATACCATGGTCAGTCAGGATAAATTGGAGTATTCAGATTTAGATGATTAG
- a CDS encoding sugar O-acetyltransferase, producing the protein MTMTEHEKLLAGKDYDYRDPELQQMLANGKQLIQEINTETDADKRNLTMKKLFNQSGQRLTINGHFEAIYGKHISVGDDVFINGNCFFQDSNLITLGNRVIIAPDTKFYCGEYSLDANQRFGVREDGSRYLVTYTEPISVGNDVWIGGNVTIIGGVHIGNNVIVGAGAVVTKDVPDNSVVGGVPAKIIKQLPELG; encoded by the coding sequence ATGACAATGACAGAGCATGAAAAACTTTTAGCAGGCAAGGATTACGACTATCGTGATCCAGAATTGCAACAAATGTTGGCGAATGGCAAACAACTTATTCAAGAAATCAATACAGAGACTGATGCGGATAAACGCAATCTTACGATGAAAAAACTTTTTAACCAGTCAGGTCAACGTTTAACTATCAATGGTCATTTTGAAGCTATCTACGGAAAGCACATTAGTGTTGGTGACGATGTGTTTATCAATGGAAACTGTTTTTTTCAAGATTCGAACTTGATCACGTTAGGAAATCGCGTCATTATTGCTCCTGATACGAAGTTTTACTGTGGCGAGTATTCACTTGATGCCAACCAACGTTTTGGCGTGCGCGAAGATGGCAGTCGTTATCTAGTTACCTATACTGAACCGATCAGTGTGGGAAACGATGTGTGGATCGGCGGTAATGTCACGATTATTGGTGGAGTACACATTGGTAATAATGTTATTGTTGGTGCCGGTGCAGTTGTGACCAAAGACGTTCCTGATAATTCAGTGGTCGGCGGCGTTCCGGCCAAAATTATTAAACAATTGCCCGAATTAGGCTAA
- a CDS encoding aldo/keto reductase, with protein sequence MIPTITLNNGLKMPLEGFGTFQMTDFETCKQAVLNALDGGYRLIDTAQVYRNERAVGAALRETDIPRNEIFVTTKVWLPFYGIDKTQISVNESLKRMGLDYLDLVLLHEPYGDYYGAYQALEKFNHQGIVRAIGVSNFDAGQILDLAHNSEITPEVNQVELNLYQQENELRKIHQELKIRTEAWAPLGEASGQILAEPAVEKIAQQYHKTVAQVLLRYLIQLDAVIIPKSSHKKRMLENSDIWNFSLTLDEMDQLAKLNKNKWLSPDRHSLSATKHYQDLIDQGLDY encoded by the coding sequence ATGATTCCTACAATTACGTTAAATAATGGACTCAAAATGCCATTAGAAGGATTTGGAACCTTTCAGATGACTGACTTTGAAACTTGTAAACAGGCGGTTCTCAATGCTTTAGATGGTGGTTATCGACTGATTGATACAGCTCAAGTCTATCGAAACGAGCGAGCTGTTGGTGCAGCGTTAAGAGAGACAGATATTCCTCGAAATGAAATATTTGTGACGACTAAGGTTTGGTTGCCATTTTATGGAATCGATAAAACACAAATTTCAGTCAACGAATCCTTGAAACGAATGGGTTTGGATTATTTGGATTTAGTCCTGCTCCATGAACCATATGGCGATTACTATGGTGCATATCAGGCGTTGGAGAAATTCAATCATCAAGGTATTGTCAGAGCAATTGGAGTTTCTAATTTTGATGCTGGGCAAATATTAGATCTTGCTCATAATTCGGAAATCACACCCGAGGTTAATCAAGTTGAATTAAACCTATACCAACAAGAAAACGAACTTAGAAAGATTCATCAAGAACTCAAGATTAGAACTGAGGCCTGGGCACCATTAGGTGAAGCAAGCGGACAGATCTTAGCAGAACCAGCTGTTGAAAAAATTGCTCAGCAATATCACAAGACAGTGGCACAAGTGTTGTTACGTTATTTGATCCAATTGGATGCAGTGATCATCCCAAAATCATCTCATAAAAAACGAATGCTTGAAAATTCTGATATTTGGAATTTTTCGTTAACATTGGATGAAATGGATCAATTAGCAAAATTAAATAAAAATAAGTGGCTTTCTCCAGATCGACACAGTCTCTCAGCAACGAAACATTATCAAGATCTTATCGATCAAGGACTAGATTATTAA